From the genome of Clostridia bacterium:
GTCCGCCGACGTGCGCGGGCCGGAAGGGATTGCGACTGTCCTCTATTCCTACGACGGTGCGGGGAACCGGCTGAGCGAGTCCTGGTCCGATAGCCGCGGGGCTAAGCATTACGAGTGCCTGCCTGGCAACTACCTGATCAGGAGAGGCGCCGCGAGCTACGCCTGGGGCGAGTATGGGCAGCTCATCTCAAAAGCGGAGGGTGGAGCGGGCGCCGAGTATCTATACAACGCTCAGCGCCTGATGAACCAGGTGAAGGTGAGCGGGTCCTCGGTCGCGAACTACGAGTACGACGCGCTTGGGCGCAGGGTGAAGGCAGTTGAAGGCGGAGCAACCACAATAACGCTGCACTGCGGAAACGACATCGTTTACGAGGTCCACACAGCGTTGCGTACATCGGGTCCTGGTTCCTCCGGATCTGCGCAGCCATCGGGTTCGGGAGTTGGGGCAGACGCTGCCTCGGGTGGGATAATCATAGTTGATCCCATTGGCCCAATATCTGAGGATCCACCGCCGCCTCCCCCACCCAAGCCACCCAAGCCACCCAAGCCGCCTGCGCCGGAGTACGATAGAACCGTTGCGTGCTATCTCCTGTTGAACGGGAAATACCTGGCCAAAGTGGTGCGGGAGAACTCGGATCCTGCTCAGACCTACTTCTGTCACACCGACATGGTCGGCTCGATCAGGGCGATCACCGACTCCGCGGGCCAGGTCGTCGCGAGGTTCGAGTACGAACCGTTCGGGCTGCTTACCATGCCGACCGGTCCGATGGCAGGGGGAGCCCACAGGTTCACCGGCAAGCCCGAGGACGACGCCACTGGGCTGTACTACTTCGGGGCGAGACACTACGATCCGCAGGCTGGGAGGTTCACTGCTAGAGATCCGGCTAGGCAAGGACTGAACTGGTATGCCTACGCCGGCAACAACCCGCTGAGGTTCATTGACCCTGATGGGCAGGCTTTCCTCGCTGCTCTTCGGGGGATCATGATCCATGAGGCGATATATGGGGTCGTTGAAACGAAGTACTGCGGCAGGGCAGTGAAATGCAACACTTCTGTCATGAAGATACTCGAGGAGCATT
Proteins encoded in this window:
- a CDS encoding RHS repeat-associated core domain-containing protein — its product is SADVRGPEGIATVLYSYDGAGNRLSESWSDSRGAKHYECLPGNYLIRRGAASYAWGEYGQLISKAEGGAGAEYLYNAQRLMNQVKVSGSSVANYEYDALGRRVKAVEGGATTITLHCGNDIVYEVHTALRTSGPGSSGSAQPSGSGVGADAASGGIIIVDPIGPISEDPPPPPPPKPPKPPKPPAPEYDRTVACYLLLNGKYLAKVVRENSDPAQTYFCHTDMVGSIRAITDSAGQVVARFEYEPFGLLTMPTGPMAGGAHRFTGKPEDDATGLYYFGARHYDPQAGRFTARDPARQGLNWYAYAGNNPLRFIDPDGQAFLAALRGIMIHEAIYGVVETKYCGRAVKCNTSVMKILEEHFGLERNGDLSRPDIVITEGGVSYVYEIKPESWARAHKNRIGDKGDQLNRYVNAINRDGCAVVGNDSRIQDALDFVAAALGIECRFYRGYIFYEWEGQRVLSREEAREWVRSRLTDEQLALIELALVAAVAVGVAQHGGGGGGRLMEQMM